One genomic segment of Clavelina lepadiformis chromosome 3, kaClaLepa1.1, whole genome shotgun sequence includes these proteins:
- the LOC143449006 gene encoding uncharacterized protein LOC143449006 isoform X1, producing the protein MYFDDHCCENGEAFGIRQTSLLQHSFLSEQTKYKDIMLTRLPEEEEHVNQDQEITPANLHSILNNLEQKQTALRDHAVAISADKKNSRETPTPGTDATAPAVTALDEIDNLKTVEPMQSAVEISHYPIRRMPSYPLYASAVNSVSEITSQNQGCCCRCHCQYRPTELGTKEFYRSHRLETAHSLPSYTNRSYIDNAINGRRPWLMQSYSMPAMSPPQREVPHNRNNHNTNNNKEITPTTARMNGLKNMPTESDPDVEQGREPNGTVASVSADGESEGHLYENMTENNVESNPQISENKEVEKHLLACCMVNKGLVALVIILVIITLSTLTSLVYFVVFGNKNDGVQTTSTTALHLPNGGTITGTAPPASHQLNQTSMCGYFPRKYIQTRGASRSFSEGSNYFFDPPPPINESAWQQSLNDSGHRVVGGVPTNIVQNPWQVELSTSNTPTETSTYSNIETTTESRHFFQISRVVGGIEAPAGSFPWQVSLWLSPPGKRPAMKCGASIVMADWVITAAHCTFGRLNPSDWVVYMGTSALSLKDRPPAQKRGVTFIKQHEEYENDQSFDYDISLMKLDRSLEFSSFIQPICIPPQGFVFPDGMACYVTGWGTSEDSTTATHPDILQQAQVDIIGNKTCKQEDWLADFVTDRMICAGKPEGQRDACQGDSGGPLSCYLNDTGAYVLAGIVSWGFGCGLAKLPGVYTEVSFFTDWIWENIGKQDGYIQQ; encoded by the exons ATGTATTTTGACGATCATTGCTGCGAAAACGGGGAGGCCTTTGGGATAAGACAAACCTCACTTCTTCAACATTCATTTCTGAGCgagcaaacaaaatataaagaCATAATGCTCACAAGGCTCCCGGAGGAAGAAGAACACGTTAATCAGGATCAAGAAATTACACCGGCCAATCTTCACAGCATTTTAAATAATCTGGAGCAAAAACAAACTGCACTTAGAGACCACGCCGTTGCTATCTCCGCCGATAAGAAAAATTCGCGTGAAACGCCAACACCTGGTACAGATGCGACAGCCCCGGCTGTCACCGCGTTAGAtgaaattgataatttaaagACAGTTGAACCGATGCAATCGGCGGTTGAAATAAGTCATTACCCAATCCGGAGAATGCCGTCCTATCCTCTATATGCCTCTGCTGTCAATTCGGTTTCAGAGATAACTTCACAAAATCAAGGATGTTGCTGTAGGTGCCACTGCCAATATCGTCCTACCGAACTCGGAACGAAAGAATTTTATAGAAGTCACCGTCTCGAAACAGCTCACAGCTTACCGTCATATACCAATAGGTCGTACATTGATAACGCAATTAATGGGCGGCGGCCTTGGTTAATGCAATCTTATTCGATGCCGGCCATGTCACCACCACAACGTGAAGTACCTCATAACAGGAACAATCACAACACcaacaataacaaagaaataacaCCAACAACCGCACGAATGAACGGACTAAAAAACATGCCGACCGAATCGGACCCTGACGTTGAACAAGGAAGAGAGCCCAACGGTACAGTAGCAAGCGTTTCTGCTGATGGCGAAAGCGAAGGACACTTATACGAAAACATGACGGAAAACAACGTTGAAAGCAATCCACAGATTTCCGAAAATAAGGAAGTGGAAAAGCATTTGCTTGCATGCTGTATGGTGAACAAAGGCCTGGTTGCGCTTGTCATCATACTCGTGATTATAACTCTCTCCACGCTGACGTCTCTCGTTTATTTCG ttgtttttggaaataaaaatgatg GAGTCCAGACAACCAGCACCACGGCTCTCCATTTACCAAACGGCGGAACAATTACGGGAACAGCGCCTCCAGCCAGCCACCAACTGAATCAAA cttcTATGTGCGGATATTTTCCACGAAAATACATTCAAACAAGGGGCGCATCTCGCTCTTTCTCGGAAGGTAGTAACTATTTTTTTGATCCTCCACCCCCAATCAACGAGTCAGCATGGCAACAAAGCCTCAACGATTCGGGGCATCGCGTTGTTGGCGGCGTTCCAACAAACATTGTACAAAACCCCTGGCAG GTTGAATTAAGTACGAGCAATACACCAACAGAAACGAGTACATATAGCAATATAGAAACAACAACCGAAAGCCgccatttttttcaaatcagtCGGGTAGTGGGTGGCATTGAAGCCCCGGCTGGAAGCTTTCCATGGCAG GTTAGCTTGTGGTTGTCGCCACCTGGCAAGAGGCCGGCCATGAAGTGCGGGGCGTCGATCGTTATGGCGGACTGGGTCATCACTGCGGCTCACTGCACATTTGG TCGATTAAACCCGTCTGACTGGGTTGTTTACATGGGAACGTCAGCTTTGTCTTTAAAAGACAGACCTCCTGCGCAGAAGAGAGGAGTTACTTTCATCAAACAGCACGAAGAATACGAAAACGACCAATCCTTTGATTATGACATAAGCCTCATGAAG CTCGACCGAAGCCTAGAGTTCTCTAGCTTCATACAACCGATATGCATTCCCCCTCAAGGCTTCGTTTTCCCCGATGGAATGGCTTGCTACGTGACCGGTTGGGGTACAAGCGAAGATTCAA CAACCGCAACACACCCGGACATTCTTCAACAAGCTCAGGTCGACATAATAGGGAACAAAACTTGTAAACAGGAGGACTGGCTTGCTGATTTTGTTACTGACCGCATGATATGTGCTGGCAAACCGGAAGGACAGCGCGACGCATGCCAA GGAGATTCCGGTGGACCACTTTCATGCTATTTAAATGATACAGGCGCGTATGTCTTAGCTGGAATTGTGAGCTGGGGGTTTGGCTGTGGCTTAGCAAAACTACCTGGAGTTTATACAGAGGTCAGCTTTTTTACTGACTGGATATGGGAAAACATAG GAAAACAGGATGGATACATTCAACAATAA
- the LOC143449006 gene encoding uncharacterized protein LOC143449006 isoform X2 yields the protein MYFDDHCCENGEAFGIRQTSLLQHSFLSEQTKYKDIMLTRLPEEEEHVNQDQEITPANLHSILNNLEQKQTALRDHAVAISADKKNSRETPTPGTDATAPAVTALDEIDNLKTVEPMQSAVEISHYPIRRMPSYPLYASAVNSVSEITSQNQGCCCRCHCQYRPTELGTKEFYRSHRLETAHSLPSYTNRSYIDNAINGRRPWLMQSYSMPAMSPPQREVPHNRNNHNTNNNKEITPTTARMNGLKNMPTESDPDVEQGREPNGTVASVSADGESEGHLYENMTENNVESNPQISENKEVEKHLLACCMVNKGLVALVIILVIITLSTLTSLVYFGVQTTSTTALHLPNGGTITGTAPPASHQLNQTSMCGYFPRKYIQTRGASRSFSEGSNYFFDPPPPINESAWQQSLNDSGHRVVGGVPTNIVQNPWQVELSTSNTPTETSTYSNIETTTESRHFFQISRVVGGIEAPAGSFPWQVSLWLSPPGKRPAMKCGASIVMADWVITAAHCTFGRLNPSDWVVYMGTSALSLKDRPPAQKRGVTFIKQHEEYENDQSFDYDISLMKLDRSLEFSSFIQPICIPPQGFVFPDGMACYVTGWGTSEDSTTATHPDILQQAQVDIIGNKTCKQEDWLADFVTDRMICAGKPEGQRDACQGDSGGPLSCYLNDTGAYVLAGIVSWGFGCGLAKLPGVYTEVSFFTDWIWENIGKQDGYIQQ from the exons ATGTATTTTGACGATCATTGCTGCGAAAACGGGGAGGCCTTTGGGATAAGACAAACCTCACTTCTTCAACATTCATTTCTGAGCgagcaaacaaaatataaagaCATAATGCTCACAAGGCTCCCGGAGGAAGAAGAACACGTTAATCAGGATCAAGAAATTACACCGGCCAATCTTCACAGCATTTTAAATAATCTGGAGCAAAAACAAACTGCACTTAGAGACCACGCCGTTGCTATCTCCGCCGATAAGAAAAATTCGCGTGAAACGCCAACACCTGGTACAGATGCGACAGCCCCGGCTGTCACCGCGTTAGAtgaaattgataatttaaagACAGTTGAACCGATGCAATCGGCGGTTGAAATAAGTCATTACCCAATCCGGAGAATGCCGTCCTATCCTCTATATGCCTCTGCTGTCAATTCGGTTTCAGAGATAACTTCACAAAATCAAGGATGTTGCTGTAGGTGCCACTGCCAATATCGTCCTACCGAACTCGGAACGAAAGAATTTTATAGAAGTCACCGTCTCGAAACAGCTCACAGCTTACCGTCATATACCAATAGGTCGTACATTGATAACGCAATTAATGGGCGGCGGCCTTGGTTAATGCAATCTTATTCGATGCCGGCCATGTCACCACCACAACGTGAAGTACCTCATAACAGGAACAATCACAACACcaacaataacaaagaaataacaCCAACAACCGCACGAATGAACGGACTAAAAAACATGCCGACCGAATCGGACCCTGACGTTGAACAAGGAAGAGAGCCCAACGGTACAGTAGCAAGCGTTTCTGCTGATGGCGAAAGCGAAGGACACTTATACGAAAACATGACGGAAAACAACGTTGAAAGCAATCCACAGATTTCCGAAAATAAGGAAGTGGAAAAGCATTTGCTTGCATGCTGTATGGTGAACAAAGGCCTGGTTGCGCTTGTCATCATACTCGTGATTATAACTCTCTCCACGCTGACGTCTCTCGTTTATTTCG GAGTCCAGACAACCAGCACCACGGCTCTCCATTTACCAAACGGCGGAACAATTACGGGAACAGCGCCTCCAGCCAGCCACCAACTGAATCAAA cttcTATGTGCGGATATTTTCCACGAAAATACATTCAAACAAGGGGCGCATCTCGCTCTTTCTCGGAAGGTAGTAACTATTTTTTTGATCCTCCACCCCCAATCAACGAGTCAGCATGGCAACAAAGCCTCAACGATTCGGGGCATCGCGTTGTTGGCGGCGTTCCAACAAACATTGTACAAAACCCCTGGCAG GTTGAATTAAGTACGAGCAATACACCAACAGAAACGAGTACATATAGCAATATAGAAACAACAACCGAAAGCCgccatttttttcaaatcagtCGGGTAGTGGGTGGCATTGAAGCCCCGGCTGGAAGCTTTCCATGGCAG GTTAGCTTGTGGTTGTCGCCACCTGGCAAGAGGCCGGCCATGAAGTGCGGGGCGTCGATCGTTATGGCGGACTGGGTCATCACTGCGGCTCACTGCACATTTGG TCGATTAAACCCGTCTGACTGGGTTGTTTACATGGGAACGTCAGCTTTGTCTTTAAAAGACAGACCTCCTGCGCAGAAGAGAGGAGTTACTTTCATCAAACAGCACGAAGAATACGAAAACGACCAATCCTTTGATTATGACATAAGCCTCATGAAG CTCGACCGAAGCCTAGAGTTCTCTAGCTTCATACAACCGATATGCATTCCCCCTCAAGGCTTCGTTTTCCCCGATGGAATGGCTTGCTACGTGACCGGTTGGGGTACAAGCGAAGATTCAA CAACCGCAACACACCCGGACATTCTTCAACAAGCTCAGGTCGACATAATAGGGAACAAAACTTGTAAACAGGAGGACTGGCTTGCTGATTTTGTTACTGACCGCATGATATGTGCTGGCAAACCGGAAGGACAGCGCGACGCATGCCAA GGAGATTCCGGTGGACCACTTTCATGCTATTTAAATGATACAGGCGCGTATGTCTTAGCTGGAATTGTGAGCTGGGGGTTTGGCTGTGGCTTAGCAAAACTACCTGGAGTTTATACAGAGGTCAGCTTTTTTACTGACTGGATATGGGAAAACATAG GAAAACAGGATGGATACATTCAACAATAA
- the LOC143449006 gene encoding uncharacterized protein LOC143449006 isoform X3, giving the protein MYFDDHCCENGEAFGIRQTSLLQHSFLSEQTKYKDIMLTRLPEEEEHVNQDQEITPANLHSILNNLEQKQTALRDHAVAISADKKNSRETPTPGTDATAPAVTALDEIDNLKTVEPMQSAVEISHYPIRRMPSYPLYASAVNSVSEITSQNQGCCCRCHCQYRPTELGTKEFYRSHRLETAHSLPSYTNRSYIDNAINGRRPWLMQSYSMPAMSPPQREVPHNRNNHNTNNNKEITPTTARMNGLKNMPTESDPDVEQGREPNGTVASVSADGESEGHLYENMTENNVESNPQISENKEVEKHLLACCMVNKGLVALVIILVIITLSTLTSLVYFVVFGNKNDGVQTTSTTALHLPNGGTITGTAPPASHQLNQTSMCGYFPRKYIQTRGASRSFSEGSNYFFDPPPPINESAWQQSLNDSGHRVVGGVPTNIVQNPWQVSLWLSPPGKRPAMKCGASIVMADWVITAAHCTFGRLNPSDWVVYMGTSALSLKDRPPAQKRGVTFIKQHEEYENDQSFDYDISLMKLDRSLEFSSFIQPICIPPQGFVFPDGMACYVTGWGTSEDSTTATHPDILQQAQVDIIGNKTCKQEDWLADFVTDRMICAGKPEGQRDACQGDSGGPLSCYLNDTGAYVLAGIVSWGFGCGLAKLPGVYTEVSFFTDWIWENIGKQDGYIQQ; this is encoded by the exons ATGTATTTTGACGATCATTGCTGCGAAAACGGGGAGGCCTTTGGGATAAGACAAACCTCACTTCTTCAACATTCATTTCTGAGCgagcaaacaaaatataaagaCATAATGCTCACAAGGCTCCCGGAGGAAGAAGAACACGTTAATCAGGATCAAGAAATTACACCGGCCAATCTTCACAGCATTTTAAATAATCTGGAGCAAAAACAAACTGCACTTAGAGACCACGCCGTTGCTATCTCCGCCGATAAGAAAAATTCGCGTGAAACGCCAACACCTGGTACAGATGCGACAGCCCCGGCTGTCACCGCGTTAGAtgaaattgataatttaaagACAGTTGAACCGATGCAATCGGCGGTTGAAATAAGTCATTACCCAATCCGGAGAATGCCGTCCTATCCTCTATATGCCTCTGCTGTCAATTCGGTTTCAGAGATAACTTCACAAAATCAAGGATGTTGCTGTAGGTGCCACTGCCAATATCGTCCTACCGAACTCGGAACGAAAGAATTTTATAGAAGTCACCGTCTCGAAACAGCTCACAGCTTACCGTCATATACCAATAGGTCGTACATTGATAACGCAATTAATGGGCGGCGGCCTTGGTTAATGCAATCTTATTCGATGCCGGCCATGTCACCACCACAACGTGAAGTACCTCATAACAGGAACAATCACAACACcaacaataacaaagaaataacaCCAACAACCGCACGAATGAACGGACTAAAAAACATGCCGACCGAATCGGACCCTGACGTTGAACAAGGAAGAGAGCCCAACGGTACAGTAGCAAGCGTTTCTGCTGATGGCGAAAGCGAAGGACACTTATACGAAAACATGACGGAAAACAACGTTGAAAGCAATCCACAGATTTCCGAAAATAAGGAAGTGGAAAAGCATTTGCTTGCATGCTGTATGGTGAACAAAGGCCTGGTTGCGCTTGTCATCATACTCGTGATTATAACTCTCTCCACGCTGACGTCTCTCGTTTATTTCG ttgtttttggaaataaaaatgatg GAGTCCAGACAACCAGCACCACGGCTCTCCATTTACCAAACGGCGGAACAATTACGGGAACAGCGCCTCCAGCCAGCCACCAACTGAATCAAA cttcTATGTGCGGATATTTTCCACGAAAATACATTCAAACAAGGGGCGCATCTCGCTCTTTCTCGGAAGGTAGTAACTATTTTTTTGATCCTCCACCCCCAATCAACGAGTCAGCATGGCAACAAAGCCTCAACGATTCGGGGCATCGCGTTGTTGGCGGCGTTCCAACAAACATTGTACAAAACCCCTGGCAG GTTAGCTTGTGGTTGTCGCCACCTGGCAAGAGGCCGGCCATGAAGTGCGGGGCGTCGATCGTTATGGCGGACTGGGTCATCACTGCGGCTCACTGCACATTTGG TCGATTAAACCCGTCTGACTGGGTTGTTTACATGGGAACGTCAGCTTTGTCTTTAAAAGACAGACCTCCTGCGCAGAAGAGAGGAGTTACTTTCATCAAACAGCACGAAGAATACGAAAACGACCAATCCTTTGATTATGACATAAGCCTCATGAAG CTCGACCGAAGCCTAGAGTTCTCTAGCTTCATACAACCGATATGCATTCCCCCTCAAGGCTTCGTTTTCCCCGATGGAATGGCTTGCTACGTGACCGGTTGGGGTACAAGCGAAGATTCAA CAACCGCAACACACCCGGACATTCTTCAACAAGCTCAGGTCGACATAATAGGGAACAAAACTTGTAAACAGGAGGACTGGCTTGCTGATTTTGTTACTGACCGCATGATATGTGCTGGCAAACCGGAAGGACAGCGCGACGCATGCCAA GGAGATTCCGGTGGACCACTTTCATGCTATTTAAATGATACAGGCGCGTATGTCTTAGCTGGAATTGTGAGCTGGGGGTTTGGCTGTGGCTTAGCAAAACTACCTGGAGTTTATACAGAGGTCAGCTTTTTTACTGACTGGATATGGGAAAACATAG GAAAACAGGATGGATACATTCAACAATAA